The DNA region GTCTGGCGGACATCGCCCATCAGCGGCTGTACCTGCCGAATATGGCGTTCGCGGCTCAGGTGCCGAACTTGGCCGCTGTGCAGGCACAGCGGTCGATCCGCTGGGACCTCATCCGGCAGCAGTACGAGCCGATGGTCAAGTACGCGACGGCACTGCGTCTGGGGCTGGCCGACCCCGAGGCCATCCTGCAACGCTTCACCCGGGCCAACGCCCAGCACCCGACCTACGCAGCCCTGTGCGAACTGGGGAAGGTGCTGCGGACCATCTTCGTCTGCGAGTACCTGCACCGGGAGGAGGTGCGCCGGGAGATTCACGAGGGGCTGAACGTCATTGAAACTTGGAATGGCACGACCAACTTCATCTTCTTCGGCAAGGGCGGGGAGATCAGCACCAACAACCTCGAAGCGCAGGAAATCTCCATGCTGGCGCTGCAACTGCTGCAAAACAGCCTGGTGTACGTCAACACCCTGATGATCCAGCGAGTGCTGGGCAGCGAGACGTGGCGGCAGCGGATGACCGCCGAGGACTGGCGTGCCCTGTCGCCCCTGATGCACCACCACATCAACCCATACGGGGAGTTCAAACTGGACCTGACTCGCAGGCTCAAGCTGGAGGTCGAGGTGGACGCATGACACAGACGCGGCGCACCGGGGCGAAGAAGAAAGCGCGTGAACTGGCGAAACTGCTGCGGGCTGAGCGGCCAGACTACGCCTACCTCAAGGAGGTGTTCCGTCACCTGCGGACCGAACTGGAAGTGGAGGTGCCGGGACCATCGCGCCGCCTGCCGTGGGTGCCGACCGAGCAGCAGGTGCGGGCGTTCTACGAGGCGGTGTGGCGCACGCGCCGCACCGCTGACCTCGTGCTGATCAAGACCTTCCTGTACACCGGTGTACGCGTGTCCGAACTGGTGATGATGCGCCTCGCGGACGTGGACCTGGACGCCTGCCAGATCCGGGTAAACCTGGGGAAGGGGAGCAAGGACCGGGTGGTGCCGTTCCCAGCACCCTTCAAGGAGACGCTGGCGCTTCATATCGGCCAGAGACGACAACAGGGAGGAATCTACCTGTTCGAGTCCTCGTGGAAGCGCCGGTACAGCGACCGGGGCGTGCGGCGAATGTTTGAGCGCTACACGGCTCTGGCGAACATTGATCGCAGCCTGTCGCCGCACAAGCTGCGGCACTTCCTGCTGACCTGGCTCAAGAAACAGGGCCTCGACGACGCGCTGATTCAGCCGTACAGCGGCCATGCTTCCCGGCAGTCGTTAGAAATCTACTCGCGGCTGGCGCTGGGCGAGGCCCAGCGCGAGTACGACCGGGTGATCGGGCGCTTCCCGGTGTAGCTCGGGAAAGCCTTCACTTTGCGCTTGGTAGCAGCTTCCTTAAACCACCCCCATGATGCTTCCGCTGCTACTGTTGGTCGCCTCCCTGCCGGCCGGGAGGACCGAGGCGCGCCGCACGTACCTGGGGCACCTCCGGCAGGCCCACCGACTGGCCACGCCCCTCGCCGGTGCCGCGTTCCTCCTCACCGGGTTGCTGGACACCTTCATCTACTGGTTGTTGTGAGGCGGGGCAGATGGTGAGGGCGCCAGGTGCGCCAGAAGGGCTGCAGTTCAGCGTCTAGGGGTCGGGCACTGTGGCCTTCCGGTTCCTTCCCGAAGAGGGCACCCGGCCCTTGCACGAGTCTTCGACGGCTCTAACAAGACGGCTCAGCGCCAGGGGACAACATGGGGCAACGACAAGATCCGGGGACTTTACACCGTTAAGGCGGATAAGCGCTCTGACACGGCATTTAAACGGTGAGCTTACGGTACGTTCCCGGTTCTGGCACCTCGTCCGGCCGCCACTGGTAATCCCCGGTCAAGCCAATATGTTCCCAGCCCAGCGGTGAGACATGGGCTAGCAGCTCATCTGGCACCTTATGGCCCTCTGCCCGTAAGGCCGTCACCGCACGCTCCAGATACACGGTGTTCCAGGCCGTAATGACCCCCACCAGCAGGTTGACACCGCTGGCCCGGTTGCTCTGGGCCTCGGGGGAGCGGTCGCGAATTTCCCCGGAGCGGTGGAAGGCCACGGCCCGAGCCAGGGCGTGGTGGGCTTCTCCCTTATTCAACCCCGCCTGGACCCGGCGGCGCAGAGCTGGGTCTTGCAGCCACTCCAGCGTGAACAACGTCCGCTGCACCCGGCCCAGCTCCCGGAGAGCCAGCGCCAGGCTGTTCTGTCGCGGGTAGGACGCCAGCTTGGAGAGGATCAGCGAGGCGGTCACGGTGCCTGCCTGGATGGACACCGCCAGGCGGAGCAGTTCGTTCCAGTGCGCCTCGATCAGACCCAAATTCAGGCGGCGGGCCATGATCGGCTCCAGGAGCGCGTGATTGGAGGGCGAATCCGGCGGGTACAGCCTGGTGTCCCCCAGGTCACGGATGCGCGGCGCGAAGCGGAAGCCCAGCAAAAAGCACAGCCCGAAAACCTGCTCGGTGTACCCAGCCGTGTCGGTGTAGTGTTCCTTGATCTGGAGAGCCGACTGGTGGTACAGCAGACCGTCGAGGACATGCACGGCGTCCCGGATATTGGCGGTGATGACCTTGGTGTGAAACGGGGCGTACTGATCCGAGAGGTGGGTGTAGAACAGGACTCCCGGCTCTCGCCCGTACTTGGCGTTGAGGTGTCCATAGGTCTTCCCCCGGCCCCCGGTAGGAAAACGCTGCCCGTCGGAGCTGGAGGTGCTGCCGTCGCCCCACAGGGCCGCCAGTGGCTGCTTGGATTGAAAGTTGACGACTTCCGCGAGGGCCGCCGCATAGGTTTCCGGGCGCAGGAACCAGTCCGAGAGGTACATCAACCGGCGGGGTGTGATGGCCGGGTCGCTGGAAGCCTCGGCCATCTTGGTCAGGCCCAAGTTCAACCCCTCGGCCAGAAGTGCGGTCAGCAGGTGGTCCGGCCGCTCACTGGTCTTGCCGCTCCGCAGGTCGGTCAGCGCGGCGGTAAAGGGCAGCCAGCCCTGGACTTCCAGCAGGAGATCGGTGATCCGCACCCTCGGCAACCGGCTGGAGAGCTGCCGGACCAGAACGTCTGTGCCCTCAGGAACGCTTTTCTGAAGCGCCTTGATCTTGAGTTTGCCGTTTTGCAGGCGGACGTCAACCAATTGCCCGCCGTTCAACAGGTCGCTCAACTGGGCCAGTTGAGCGTTCAGCTTGGATCCCGTGCTCTCCCAGAAGACCTCGAAGGTTTCGGGGAGGAGAAGTCCCAGTGTGGCCTTTCTGCCCTGCCAGTCCTGGACAGGCAACAAGTAGGCCTCCAAGTCGCGGTACTTGCGGCTTCCTGTGACCCACACGTCCCCTGCCCGGAGGGCCAGGCGCAGCTCCTCCATCACGCAGAACTCGTAGTACTTGCGGTTCACCTGGCCCTGTTGAAGGACGAAGGGGGTCCACCTTGGGCGCACGAAACTCAGCGGCACTTCGGGAGGAAGCGCACGCCTCCCGCTCCTGTACAGGTCTTTCAAGAGCTTGAGCGCATTTACCAACGGTTGCGCGGGCGGCGCGGCCGTGAACTCGAAGGCCTGGAGCATCTTGGGCAGGTAAGCCCGGAGCTTGGGATAGCTCCTCAGCAGGTGGTGCAGCGGATCAAGTTGTCGGGCCTCTGTCACGCTTCCACCGTCACGGACCGTCTCCGTCAGCTTCTGCCAGGACACCACCGCCTCCACCGCCTGAAAGGGGTCGGAGGCAGTTTCACGGGCCGTAAGCAACGCCTCGCACACCTGCTGGTAGGTCGTCAGGCGTTCGAGCAGGGTCGGCCCACGCTGCTGGAAGACGGTCAGGCTTTCCCGTTGACTGCCGCGCAGGAGCGTCAGCATCAGGCGGTCGTGCATCTCCAGCACCGCGTCGGTCAGGGTCTCGGAGAGATCGAGCAGCAAGGCCATCACGGTGGCCCTGCGACGCACCGGCGTGAAGTCGCGCAGGTTGTGGGCACTCAGGCGGCGACCCTCCTCAGCAAGGTGAGCCAGACGGCTTCTCGGCAGGAAAGAGCGGATATTGCTGTCTACCGGAAAGGTCCGGACAAAGCTCAGTTTATCCAGCAGAAGCGTGATGTTCTTGGTTTTGGGCGCGCCCACCGGCTGTTTTAACCAGGCGTAGCGGGAGACGGCTTGACCCTCCAGCGGCGTGAGCAGAGCGTCAGCCCGCTCCTTCCGGTTGGCCAGGGCGAAGTCCAGCAGGCTGTACGTATGCTGATCGGCCCGGACACGAACTGCCGCGACCAGACGTTCGAGCACCTGAATTCTGGGAATCAAAATCCTGCGCCGCCGCAACTCGTCCATCAGCGCTGTCATCAGGGCAAAGGGCTGCTCGGTGATCACGGCATGGGGAAGGAGCCAGTCGCGTAATTCCTGATTCAACGTCCGGTTGAGTTCGGCGTAGCCCAATCGCCTGCATAGCTCGGCGAAATGCTCGTGCCGGGTATTGGCTCTCTGGGCGTACTGCGGGTAGCTGGTGGCCTCGACACCCAACTGTTCGCTCAGGAACACCAGGATTTCGTGGGGTGGCTGTTCGCTGGCCGCCAGGCCGCGGCCGAGGTGCTTGAGGACCGTGAGCTGCACGGCGTACCCCAGGCGATTGAAGTCACGGCGGCGGCCCTTCACCTGCTTCAAGTCCTCTTCATTCAGGAGGTAATGCTGAGCGAGCAGGCGCTCGTCCAGCCTCGGAAAGCGGGTGAACTGCTGGCGCTGCGCCTGAGTGAGCAGGATCAAGACGACATACGATTCTGGCTGAACTGCAGCGTCACGCTGTGGACGGCCCACCACTGGGCCAGAGCGAACAGGGCAAACCCCAGAGCCAACCCCCAGGGCGGCACCCCTCCGAGCGCGCCAGGCAACAACGTGCCGCCCAGCGCGGCGGCGTACATGACCGGTGCAACCAGTGCCGATCCAGCGCGTTCCTGCGCCAAGGCAAACAGGGTGCCGAACACTGGGCCGAGAAGCACCCCCAGCAGGGGCCAGCCCATGGACAGCGGACCGATGAAATACAGCGCTGTCGTTAAGACGGTGACCATGACCAGGAGCCGGAGTCTTGCTGTGGGTGCCCGCGCCACCCAGGAGGCCAGGGCGAGCCGTCCAATCGTGAGACCCAACCAGTAGAAGGTCAACAGCGCGCCCTGACCCAGTTGCTCTCGGAGGGCCAGGGCCGTCCCACTCCAAGTCGCCAGCGCACCTTCCAGGCCGGAATGAAAGGCGATAGCGGCCATCAGCAACACGGTCAGCTTCCACTCGGGCCAGCGGGTCCGCATGGGGGCGGTTGTTCCTCGCCCCGCCGCTGTCTCTGGACCCGCCTGGGTGGCTGGCGCGTCCAGGGTCAGCGAGGCGGTGAGCAGGGCCACCGCGCCGATCAACAGGTACACCGCCTGCCAGGGCAAAAGACTCGCCAGCAGCGGGGTCATGACCGCCCCCAGCCCGAAGGCGGCGTTGGCCCAGTTGACCATCACCACCCGGCGCTGCGGATGCAACTCCCCAGTCAGGCTGTTGCCCTGCACGTCTACCG from Deinococcus sp. HSC-46F16 includes:
- a CDS encoding sugar MFS transporter — translated: MSSDRPAVFRRARLTTGAFLGLWLSGTVVAAPGALLPQWTAAFGGELNLGTFYAMQFLGLLLGIFLSSRQPARQPTFGTALILMMLGLVAAVVVPTAAVVTLTSLLLGLGKGTVDVQGNSLTGELHPQRRVVMVNWANAAFGLGAVMTPLLASLLPWQAVYLLIGAVALLTASLTLDAPATQAGPETAAGRGTTAPMRTRWPEWKLTVLLMAAIAFHSGLEGALATWSGTALALREQLGQGALLTFYWLGLTIGRLALASWVARAPTARLRLLVMVTVLTTALYFIGPLSMGWPLLGVLLGPVFGTLFALAQERAGSALVAPVMYAAALGGTLLPGALGGVPPWGLALGFALFALAQWWAVHSVTLQFSQNRMSS
- a CDS encoding tyrosine-type recombinase/integrase codes for the protein MTQTRRTGAKKKARELAKLLRAERPDYAYLKEVFRHLRTELEVEVPGPSRRLPWVPTEQQVRAFYEAVWRTRRTADLVLIKTFLYTGVRVSELVMMRLADVDLDACQIRVNLGKGSKDRVVPFPAPFKETLALHIGQRRQQGGIYLFESSWKRRYSDRGVRRMFERYTALANIDRSLSPHKLRHFLLTWLKKQGLDDALIQPYSGHASRQSLEIYSRLALGEAQREYDRVIGRFPV
- a CDS encoding Tn3 family transposase, coding for MILLTQAQRQQFTRFPRLDERLLAQHYLLNEEDLKQVKGRRRDFNRLGYAVQLTVLKHLGRGLAASEQPPHEILVFLSEQLGVEATSYPQYAQRANTRHEHFAELCRRLGYAELNRTLNQELRDWLLPHAVITEQPFALMTALMDELRRRRILIPRIQVLERLVAAVRVRADQHTYSLLDFALANRKERADALLTPLEGQAVSRYAWLKQPVGAPKTKNITLLLDKLSFVRTFPVDSNIRSFLPRSRLAHLAEEGRRLSAHNLRDFTPVRRRATVMALLLDLSETLTDAVLEMHDRLMLTLLRGSQRESLTVFQQRGPTLLERLTTYQQVCEALLTARETASDPFQAVEAVVSWQKLTETVRDGGSVTEARQLDPLHHLLRSYPKLRAYLPKMLQAFEFTAAPPAQPLVNALKLLKDLYRSGRRALPPEVPLSFVRPRWTPFVLQQGQVNRKYYEFCVMEELRLALRAGDVWVTGSRKYRDLEAYLLPVQDWQGRKATLGLLLPETFEVFWESTGSKLNAQLAQLSDLLNGGQLVDVRLQNGKLKIKALQKSVPEGTDVLVRQLSSRLPRVRITDLLLEVQGWLPFTAALTDLRSGKTSERPDHLLTALLAEGLNLGLTKMAEASSDPAITPRRLMYLSDWFLRPETYAAALAEVVNFQSKQPLAALWGDGSTSSSDGQRFPTGGRGKTYGHLNAKYGREPGVLFYTHLSDQYAPFHTKVITANIRDAVHVLDGLLYHQSALQIKEHYTDTAGYTEQVFGLCFLLGFRFAPRIRDLGDTRLYPPDSPSNHALLEPIMARRLNLGLIEAHWNELLRLAVSIQAGTVTASLILSKLASYPRQNSLALALRELGRVQRTLFTLEWLQDPALRRRVQAGLNKGEAHHALARAVAFHRSGEIRDRSPEAQSNRASGVNLLVGVITAWNTVYLERAVTALRAEGHKVPDELLAHVSPLGWEHIGLTGDYQWRPDEVPEPGTYRKLTV